The following are from one region of the Thiocapsa rosea genome:
- the nuoF gene encoding NADH-quinone oxidoreductase subunit NuoF gives MVPNQNSVCFRNMHLDATTRHTLDAYRSLGGYVQWEKILRERPDPADIIEEIKLSALRGRGGAGFPTGLKWSFMPRTAPGQKYIVCNSDEGEPGTCKDRDILRYNPHQLIEGMAIAGYCIGATVGYNYIRGEFYEPIQRCEDAIREAYAAGLLGKDIQGSGVDFDLYNHLGAGAYICGEETALLESIEGKKGQPRFKPPFPAQVGLYGRPTTINNTESLASIPVILEKGGQWFLEQGRPNNGGPKLFSVTGHVARPDNFEVPLGTPFRDLLEMAGGMKDGRALKAVIPGGSSVPVVPGDVMMDVDMDYDSIAKAGSMLGSGAVIVIAEGTCMVRVLHNLSHFYMHESCGQCTPCREGTGWLERVLRRILDGKGRPGDLDLLDSVAGRIGGRTICALGDAAAMPVQSFLKHYRHEFEHLIEHGQSMAA, from the coding sequence GCGTCTGTTTTCGCAATATGCACCTGGATGCGACGACACGGCATACCTTGGATGCCTATCGCAGCCTCGGCGGCTATGTGCAGTGGGAAAAGATTCTGCGCGAGCGCCCGGATCCGGCCGACATCATCGAAGAGATCAAGCTCTCGGCGTTGCGCGGTCGCGGCGGTGCAGGGTTCCCCACGGGTCTGAAGTGGAGCTTCATGCCGCGCACGGCGCCCGGCCAAAAGTACATCGTCTGCAACTCGGACGAGGGCGAGCCCGGAACCTGCAAGGATCGCGACATCCTGCGCTACAACCCGCATCAGTTGATCGAGGGCATGGCGATCGCCGGCTACTGCATCGGGGCGACGGTCGGCTACAACTACATCCGCGGCGAGTTCTACGAGCCGATCCAACGGTGCGAGGACGCCATTCGCGAAGCCTACGCGGCGGGTCTGTTGGGCAAGGACATCCAGGGCTCGGGCGTCGATTTCGACCTCTACAATCATCTCGGCGCCGGTGCTTACATCTGCGGCGAAGAAACGGCACTTCTGGAGTCGATCGAGGGCAAGAAGGGGCAGCCGCGCTTCAAGCCTCCGTTCCCGGCCCAGGTCGGTCTTTACGGGCGTCCGACCACCATCAACAACACCGAGTCGCTGGCATCCATCCCGGTCATCCTCGAGAAGGGCGGGCAGTGGTTCCTCGAGCAGGGGCGCCCGAACAACGGCGGTCCCAAGCTCTTCTCGGTCACCGGGCATGTCGCCCGGCCGGACAACTTCGAGGTTCCTCTCGGCACGCCCTTTCGGGATCTGCTCGAGATGGCCGGCGGGATGAAGGACGGCCGAGCGCTCAAGGCCGTCATTCCCGGCGGATCCTCGGTCCCGGTCGTGCCCGGCGACGTCATGATGGATGTGGATATGGATTACGATTCGATCGCCAAGGCGGGCTCTATGCTGGGCTCGGGCGCCGTGATCGTGATCGCCGAGGGGACCTGCATGGTCAGGGTCCTGCACAACCTCTCGCACTTCTACATGCACGAGTCCTGCGGTCAGTGCACGCCTTGCCGCGAAGGCACGGGCTGGTTGGAGCGGGTGCTGCGTCGCATCCTGGACGGCAAGGGCCGGCCGGGCGACCTGGATCTGCTCGACAGTGTTGCGGGTCGGATCGGGGGTCGTACCATCTGTGCCCTCGGCGATGCCGCGGCAATGCCGGTGCAGAGCTTTCTCAAGCACTATCGACACGAATTCGAGCACCTGATCGAGCACGGCCAAAGCATGGCAGCCTAG